The Methanolacinia petrolearia DSM 11571 genome has a segment encoding these proteins:
- a CDS encoding FmdE family protein, whose protein sequence is MKKEIKSFEEAAEFHGHVCPGLAIGYRAAEVGLDELLSGRSEDEELVCIAENDSCSIDGIQFVTGCTFGKGNLIFRDHGKQVYTFILRDKSDAVRISQKPEFAMNSAPEAPQLMKKFFSGETSEEETARYHKMRSDMVEQYLTRPADEIFVIEHVKAEIPEKARLFNSVKCAECGEVVSESRARVKNGKIVCIPCSNEYAGINR, encoded by the coding sequence ATGAAGAAAGAGATCAAATCATTCGAAGAAGCCGCCGAATTCCACGGGCATGTCTGCCCCGGGCTCGCAATAGGATACAGGGCGGCTGAAGTAGGGCTCGACGAACTTCTTTCAGGCAGGTCCGAAGACGAAGAGCTCGTATGCATAGCCGAAAACGACTCCTGCAGCATCGACGGAATCCAGTTCGTCACAGGGTGCACATTCGGCAAAGGAAACCTGATCTTCAGGGACCACGGAAAACAGGTCTACACTTTCATCCTCCGCGACAAATCAGATGCCGTAAGGATCTCACAGAAACCTGAGTTTGCAATGAATTCCGCACCGGAGGCCCCCCAGCTTATGAAAAAGTTCTTTTCCGGAGAAACATCGGAGGAGGAGACTGCAAGGTACCATAAGATGAGAAGCGATATGGTGGAGCAGTACCTGACCCGGCCGGCGGATGAGATCTTCGTGATCGAACATGTAAAAGCCGAGATCCCTGAAAAAGCAAGGCTTTTCAACTCGGTAAAATGCGCCGAATGCGGTGAGGTTGTCTCAGAGTCGCGTGCAAGAGTGAAGAACGGAAAGATCGTCTGCATACCGTGCAGCAACGAATATGCGGGCATCAACCGCTGA
- a CDS encoding aldo/keto reductase gives MLYRKVPKTGDELSILGYGCMRFPQKNGRIDYEYTKELLVHAMESGINYLDTAWGYHNGQSEEVVGKILEETGSRDRVRIATKLPHWLASSREDMDGYLDKQLKRLRTGHIDYYLIHDLTKGGWEKIKTMGFADFLDKAKKDGRITYAGFSFHDDIETFKEIVDGYDWDFCQIQYNLIDTTNQAGTEGLEYAASKNLAVMIMEPLRGGNLARIQPAEVGKIWEEAKTRRTPAEWALRWLWNRPEVTVVLSGMTETDQLDENLRIAEEGLPGSLTEEELELAKRAGEKYREIMKVGCTGCSYCMPCPFGVNIPACFEIYNSYHMFDDKRHEKFMYMSRLGGLLNKKSAASLCRNCGRCVKACPQHIDIPNELKKVKNDMEGPVMKIIVPVSRIYVPLRKKLDLLRKR, from the coding sequence ATGCTATATAGAAAAGTGCCGAAAACAGGAGACGAGCTCTCGATCCTCGGCTACGGGTGCATGAGGTTCCCGCAGAAGAACGGGAGGATAGATTACGAATACACGAAGGAGCTCCTCGTGCATGCGATGGAATCGGGAATCAACTACCTCGATACGGCATGGGGATATCATAACGGGCAGAGCGAGGAGGTCGTCGGAAAGATTCTTGAAGAGACAGGTTCGAGAGACAGGGTCAGGATAGCGACGAAACTCCCGCACTGGCTTGCGTCTTCGCGGGAGGACATGGACGGATACCTCGATAAACAGCTTAAAAGGCTGAGAACCGGCCATATAGACTATTACCTCATCCACGACCTCACAAAGGGGGGGTGGGAGAAGATAAAGACCATGGGCTTTGCGGATTTTCTCGACAAGGCAAAGAAAGACGGCCGGATAACTTATGCCGGATTCTCCTTCCATGACGATATAGAAACCTTCAAAGAGATAGTCGACGGCTATGACTGGGACTTCTGCCAGATACAATACAACCTCATCGATACGACCAACCAGGCGGGAACGGAAGGGCTTGAATATGCCGCCTCGAAGAACCTCGCCGTTATGATAATGGAGCCGCTGAGAGGCGGAAATCTCGCCAGGATCCAGCCTGCCGAAGTCGGTAAAATCTGGGAGGAGGCGAAGACCAGAAGGACGCCTGCCGAATGGGCGCTCAGGTGGCTGTGGAACAGGCCTGAGGTTACGGTCGTTCTTTCGGGGATGACTGAAACGGATCAGCTTGACGAGAATCTCAGGATTGCAGAAGAGGGGCTCCCGGGCTCGCTCACTGAAGAAGAACTGGAGCTTGCAAAAAGAGCGGGCGAGAAATACAGGGAGATAATGAAGGTCGGCTGCACAGGCTGCAGCTACTGCATGCCCTGCCCGTTCGGTGTCAATATTCCTGCCTGCTTTGAGATCTACAACAGCTATCATATGTTCGACGACAAGCGGCATGAAAAGTTCATGTACATGTCGAGGCTCGGCGGGCTCCTGAACAAAAAATCTGCCGCATCCCTGTGCAGGAACTGCGGAAGATGCGTGAAGGCCTGCCCGCAGCATATCGATATCCCGAACGAACTCAAAAAAGTCAAAAACGATATGGAAGGTCCTGTCATGAAGATAATCGTCCCCGTATCAAGGATCTACGTCCCGCTCAGAAAGAAGCTCGATCTCCTTAGGAAAAGATAA
- the tsaA gene encoding tRNA (N6-threonylcarbamoyladenosine(37)-N6)-methyltransferase TrmO, producing the protein MDTFEVKPIGRVIKSPYKERGDAPRQGRLEPDKEAEIEIFEEYRAGLGGLPGISHLYVLLWFDRAERDTLIGRPPHLGGEERPVFCTRSPARPNPIGLDIAEVLSVEGGIIRVAGMDALEGTPVIDIKPYTPSIDCITGAKDHFKEKK; encoded by the coding sequence ATGGATACGTTCGAAGTAAAACCCATCGGCAGGGTGATCAAATCCCCATACAAGGAGCGTGGCGACGCACCGAGGCAGGGAAGGCTTGAACCGGATAAGGAAGCGGAGATCGAGATCTTCGAGGAATACAGGGCCGGACTCGGTGGTCTCCCGGGTATCAGCCACTTATATGTCCTCCTCTGGTTCGACAGGGCTGAACGGGACACGCTTATCGGAAGACCGCCCCATCTCGGCGGAGAAGAAAGGCCGGTCTTCTGTACCAGATCCCCGGCACGCCCCAACCCCATAGGCCTCGATATAGCAGAGGTTCTCTCCGTCGAAGGCGGAATCATAAGAGTTGCAGGAATGGACGCACTCGAAGGAACGCCTGTAATCGATATAAAACCTTATACCCCTTCGATCGACTGCATCACCGGGGCAAAGGATCATTTTAAGGAAAAAAAATAA
- a CDS encoding PKD domain-containing protein encodes MVVLLCIVLMIIPAMAGGPEWTLNTSWSAPDVGSSSSAAFADLDGDGDYDLMIGAVSGVTYGYENTGSSSGPEWTAKSSWNTPDIGSVASPAFADLDGDGDYDLMIGASDGITYGYENTGSPGSPEWTAKSSWNTLDIGSASKPAFADLDGDGDYDLMIGISTGFTYGYENTGSPGSPEWTAKSEWDSPDDIGSTSNPTLTDLDGDGDYDLMIGESQGVAYGYENTGSSGSPEWTAKSEWDSPDVGNSAAPALADLDGDGDYDLMIGASDGITYGYENTGTMGVMAPVAGFSVSPTSGDAPLTVHFTDESTNDPTEWSWDFGDGDTTNSTEQNPIHTYATSGTYSVTLIATNSAGDGTKLETDYITVTNAVTPVAAFSAESTSGNVPLTVKFNDLSENSPTSWLWDFGDGDSTNATKKNPVHTYATAGTYDVSLTATNLAGSGINVATSYITVTDVIPVANFSAEPTSGYSPLTVIFTDESTGYPTLWSWDFGDGDTTNSTEPNPVHTYAEAGTYSVTLTTTNSAGDGIESKTDYITVTDLVAPVADFSAETISGNVPLTVQFNDLSENLPTSWSWDFGDGDTTNSTQHNPIHTYIASGTYSVTLTATNIAGNGVESKTDYITVESLVPGESAPVASFTTNSSLGRVPFTVQLTDTTTGNVTSWYWDFGDGGNSTEQSPVHTYVTEGTQTATLSATGPGGTTKATVTMTVDAPLNTGSYNGGVPLTTVQEGIVSGGLWYDSWPGFGTYAEKTFTLPDYKEIKWARLYACVYSSSMDGTTSFSMTMDIDADGEEGYEIQENEAYSVDYSGVPAWLNDHVNRVTSDYFMWYDLTDAINGSEVNVKATGGGSDGRIKHITLVVAYDDGDEDKIYYWVNQGHDSANYNYDNYIGSTKFSTSSLSGFDTANLTSIYAASVDGVYTFNEESLSSGSPVLSGGYFGYDDWNVTGYLNSGQDSTFEYTKSDSGTFYKIQLALLTVSGAESSGGTAPGTDFSANVTSGAPPLTVKFTDESTGSPNSWSWDFGDGETSDEQNPVHTFGASGYYTVTLTAGNSYGTNTEEKSSYISVLRAGTDISITESVVPLVSSAVFAREPNTVRILSLKNGGNETVTDIEIDLYASDVFGPVNRTTVASLESGEALQVQIIDPTIRESEGSTIVYTAVVDPDNKIPEVDETNNNKSGPAKPVKYNGYKGKALYWEDGSNITTKYTYELNGDIIHSFGNSSYVSGSAGGSSWLSHTVDWTAEDLPVPDDSKVVAARLYIPYTWDNSYQVPYNISVTFNGNDTSYDYLDTDVSNFGAYSDFYYGLLSYDVTDLYEKNSKNSATFTRSEGDAKLSLYGFTLAVIYENSTSTRKQIFINEGFDLLGASLTSYGTTPEESTAWVEFSGMDINVSNVDSTKLITFVPAGAGWDNNPGEGNLIVNGETVAEYVWDYSGGSGAVVGEGGGGQVAVDTRDIRSNLLSSGNVIGIQSYPDSNSPCMAASQQFLVIDYGIVPEANFTASPVDGNVPFDVKFTDNSTAGATSYEWDFGDGGNSTEQNPTHKYTYPGTYSVRLNVSNENGTTTCLAERLINAAWPSIPSAGFSSNVSVGKSPLAVNFTDRSTNSPTSWLWEFGDGSTSTEQNPSHTYTAARLYTVNLTAYNSDGNSTVTKPGYVEVVDIPELPGYNDIYVKTANAPAYDKQANGTYYIGTCENGGGLSDLHISTSPDSPDGSTYLTANRTGEFYVTYTGDRGFQDDIILLLAVNGTVPDDFSLDMSASGNKWTPSDTGEKPENIASSSINRAFAKADFTYGLQDWKPAAGNQDYPLFSGEDMNETCNTFRVMFIDLKSGVLSGALGLDYADTKNNGSIRVDYSFTNLTSFATFNVYGWNQNNSGQQAIIDTNSVSSGYSVYIAPVSEDNGIVPDFNVSTTSGEIPLSVAFTDLTSVTPTSRLWEFGDGANSTEENPSHTYTMPGVYSVNLTISNSKGTNNTLKVNYISVNNTAPPAADFTSDKTSGMEPLTVKFTDNSTGNITSWKWEFGDGGTSIEQSPSHTYNDAGNYSVRLTVKNSRGTDNILKRNYIAVAKLSGESPAADFGLVPATGSAPLVVVFTDKSANTPTSWKWDFENDGIIDSTAQNPSYTYRNTGTYSVALTVSNKFGSDMVVKENAITISGVKNSSKTATISNSGTLTENSDGSREYSINTSDAGISGNDIVINSGNCVITIKSDKTPVENGGSYVSSNVTGIELKTDPVETTMDSVGSVSGSVNVSLNGIPGSASLEVILDEGDSGVGTAFQLAAGSSGLDVSKVAYTMNILKTNLKNGQDVKEARITMSVPVSWVDANGGISSIKIIRIAEDGMKEVLNTTYIGMSGGLMVFEGYSPNGLSLFGLAATEENSSGTVSSSDSSGSDRIVTSRGRLDYKNSENPSEVQSSEEGKVLADTTVPSDDGLVAVFLSKGTLALDKSGNSIDEIVIEKSDEDSVPENEDSPVYEFMGRAYDFKPSGATFSPGIDIIFYLSSLGEYQAFDGREPVIRYYNKAGKKWEDLKTTFDEDTMTVSATASHFSIYGLFAASETGLSGEQDASAEQTSNAATQEGTAAPINSQTGASSASSAILVLFTVGFVSVVSLGTYRFRKSRMEEVVFGEEE; translated from the coding sequence ATGGTTGTATTATTATGCATAGTTCTGATGATTATTCCGGCAATGGCGGGTGGCCCGGAGTGGACTTTGAACACTTCCTGGAGCGCCCCAGATGTAGGTTCTTCTTCATCAGCGGCTTTTGCCGACCTTGACGGTGATGGCGACTATGACCTTATGATCGGTGCAGTTTCAGGAGTAACATACGGATATGAGAATACTGGGTCTTCGAGCGGCCCGGAGTGGACTGCGAAATCTTCCTGGAATACCCCTGATATAGGTAGTGTTGCATCACCAGCTTTTGCCGATCTTGACGGTGATGGCGACTATGACCTTATGATCGGTGCAAGTGATGGAATCACATATGGTTATGAGAATACCGGGTCTCCGGGTAGCCCGGAGTGGACTGCGAAATCTTCTTGGAATACCCTTGATATAGGTTCTGCTTCAAAACCAGCTTTTGCCGATCTTGACGGTGACGGTGATTATGACCTTATGATTGGAATATCTACAGGATTCACATATGGTTATGAGAATACCGGGTCTCCGGGTAGCCCGGAGTGGACTGCAAAATCAGAATGGGATAGCCCTGATGATATAGGTTCTACTTCAAACCCAACCTTGACCGATCTTGACGGTGATGGCGACTATGACCTTATGATCGGTGAATCTCAAGGCGTTGCATATGGTTATGAGAATACCGGGTCTTCGGGTAGCCCAGAGTGGACTGCGAAATCCGAATGGGATAGCCCTGATGTAGGCAATTCTGCAGCACCGGCATTGGCCGATCTTGATGGTGATGGTGACTATGACCTTATGATCGGTGCAAGTGATGGAATCACATATGGTTATGAGAATACTGGGACTATGGGTGTGATGGCACCTGTGGCCGGATTTTCGGTATCACCTACCTCCGGTGATGCTCCCCTGACTGTTCATTTTACCGATGAGTCTACCAACGATCCAACCGAATGGTCATGGGATTTTGGTGATGGTGACACCACTAATTCAACCGAACAGAATCCAATTCATACTTATGCGACATCCGGCACCTACAGCGTGACTCTTATTGCGACAAACAGTGCGGGCGATGGTACCAAGTTGGAGACTGATTACATCACAGTTACAAACGCTGTAACTCCCGTAGCGGCCTTTAGCGCCGAATCGACCTCAGGTAATGTTCCCCTTACCGTGAAATTCAACGATCTCTCCGAAAATTCACCAACTTCGTGGCTTTGGGACTTTGGTGACGGCGACAGCACCAATGCGACAAAAAAGAACCCCGTTCACACCTATGCGACGGCCGGCACCTACGATGTGAGCCTCACAGCGACAAATCTTGCGGGTAGCGGCATTAATGTTGCAACCAGTTACATCACAGTTACAGACGTTATCCCCGTAGCAAACTTCAGTGCTGAACCTACCTCCGGTTATTCTCCTCTGACAGTTATTTTCACCGATGAGTCGACAGGTTACCCCACCTTATGGTCATGGGATTTCGGTGACGGAGACACTACTAATTCAACCGAACCTAACCCGGTCCATACCTACGCTGAAGCTGGCACCTACAGCGTGACTCTTACCACGACAAATAGTGCTGGCGACGGCATTGAATCGAAGACTGATTATATAACGGTTACAGATCTTGTTGCCCCAGTAGCGGACTTCAGTGCTGAAACGATCTCCGGTAATGTTCCCCTGACCGTGCAATTCAACGATCTTTCGGAGAATCTGCCGACCTCATGGTCGTGGGATTTCGGTGATGGTGACACAACCAATTCAACACAACATAACCCGATCCATACCTACATTGCATCCGGCACCTACAGCGTGACTCTCACAGCGACAAACATTGCGGGCAATGGCGTTGAATCGAAGACCGATTATATCACCGTTGAGAGCCTTGTTCCGGGAGAAAGCGCACCTGTCGCTTCTTTCACCACGAACTCCTCTTTGGGCAGAGTGCCTTTCACCGTCCAGTTAACTGACACAACGACAGGCAACGTGACATCTTGGTACTGGGACTTCGGCGATGGAGGAAACTCAACCGAGCAGAGCCCTGTTCATACTTACGTTACCGAAGGAACCCAAACTGCCACCCTTTCTGCCACCGGACCGGGCGGTACCACAAAAGCAACAGTCACAATGACGGTGGACGCCCCACTCAACACGGGCAGCTATAACGGAGGGGTACCTTTGACCACCGTGCAGGAAGGTATCGTATCCGGCGGGCTGTGGTATGATTCGTGGCCTGGATTTGGTACTTATGCAGAAAAGACATTCACACTGCCTGACTATAAGGAGATCAAATGGGCGAGGCTTTACGCTTGCGTCTACAGTTCATCTATGGATGGCACGACGTCTTTTTCGATGACAATGGACATCGACGCCGATGGCGAAGAGGGCTATGAAATACAGGAAAACGAGGCCTACAGTGTCGATTACTCTGGCGTTCCTGCCTGGTTGAACGACCATGTGAACAGGGTTACGAGCGACTATTTCATGTGGTATGACCTCACCGACGCGATTAATGGGTCTGAAGTGAATGTCAAGGCAACAGGAGGAGGTTCTGACGGCAGGATCAAGCACATCACCCTTGTCGTCGCATACGATGACGGAGATGAAGATAAGATCTATTACTGGGTGAACCAGGGGCATGATTCTGCAAACTATAATTATGATAATTATATCGGTTCAACAAAATTCAGTACGTCCTCACTCTCCGGTTTTGATACCGCAAACCTGACTTCAATATATGCTGCGAGCGTCGATGGAGTATATACATTCAATGAAGAGTCGCTCTCATCTGGATCACCAGTTTTAAGTGGTGGATACTTCGGATACGACGACTGGAATGTAACTGGTTATTTAAATTCCGGACAGGACAGCACATTTGAATATACTAAATCGGATTCAGGCACCTTTTACAAGATCCAGCTGGCACTCCTGACAGTGTCCGGTGCAGAATCGTCCGGTGGAACAGCACCGGGGACAGATTTCAGCGCGAACGTGACCTCCGGCGCCCCTCCCCTGACAGTAAAATTCACCGATGAATCGACGGGCTCACCGAACTCCTGGTCCTGGGACTTCGGCGACGGAGAAACTTCGGATGAGCAGAACCCCGTGCATACCTTCGGTGCGTCGGGCTATTACACCGTGACTCTTACGGCCGGAAACAGCTATGGCACCAATACCGAAGAAAAGAGCAGCTACATATCGGTGCTCAGGGCCGGCACGGATATCAGCATAACGGAAAGTGTTGTTCCGCTGGTCAGCAGTGCGGTATTTGCTCGCGAACCGAATACCGTCCGCATATTATCCCTTAAGAACGGCGGGAATGAGACCGTGACCGATATCGAGATCGATCTCTATGCAAGCGATGTCTTCGGCCCCGTAAACAGGACAACAGTTGCCTCTCTGGAGAGCGGCGAAGCACTCCAGGTACAGATTATCGACCCGACAATTCGTGAATCCGAAGGAAGCACCATAGTCTACACGGCTGTCGTCGATCCCGACAACAAAATCCCTGAGGTCGACGAGACGAACAACAATAAGAGCGGGCCCGCGAAACCCGTGAAGTACAACGGTTATAAAGGCAAGGCGCTCTACTGGGAAGACGGCAGCAATATCACGACTAAGTACACGTACGAACTCAACGGGGACATCATCCATTCGTTTGGAAACTCTTCGTACGTGTCAGGCAGTGCAGGAGGCAGCTCGTGGCTGAGCCATACGGTGGACTGGACCGCCGAAGACCTCCCGGTTCCTGATGATTCGAAAGTTGTAGCTGCAAGGCTTTATATTCCTTATACCTGGGATAACAGCTACCAGGTTCCCTACAATATCTCCGTTACATTCAACGGAAACGACACATCTTACGATTACCTGGACACGGATGTATCGAATTTCGGTGCATACAGCGACTTCTACTACGGTCTCCTGTCATACGATGTAACAGACCTGTACGAAAAGAATTCTAAAAACAGTGCAACGTTCACCCGCAGTGAAGGCGATGCAAAGCTTTCGCTGTACGGCTTCACGCTTGCCGTGATATATGAGAATTCGACTTCGACCCGAAAACAGATCTTCATAAACGAAGGCTTTGATCTGCTTGGCGCCTCGTTAACTTCCTATGGCACCACTCCTGAAGAGTCGACCGCCTGGGTGGAGTTCTCGGGGATGGATATCAACGTCTCCAACGTAGATTCGACAAAACTTATCACCTTCGTTCCGGCAGGAGCCGGATGGGACAATAACCCCGGCGAAGGAAATCTTATCGTTAACGGAGAGACCGTTGCGGAATATGTCTGGGATTATTCAGGCGGAAGCGGCGCCGTTGTCGGCGAAGGCGGCGGCGGCCAGGTTGCGGTCGATACCCGCGATATAAGATCGAACCTTCTCTCCAGCGGAAATGTAATAGGCATCCAGAGTTACCCCGATTCCAATTCGCCGTGTATGGCAGCCTCACAGCAGTTCCTCGTAATCGATTACGGAATCGTCCCGGAGGCGAACTTCACGGCATCTCCCGTGGATGGAAACGTCCCTTTTGATGTGAAATTTACCGACAACTCGACAGCAGGTGCCACAAGCTATGAATGGGATTTCGGCGACGGAGGCAACTCCACCGAGCAGAACCCGACCCATAAATACACCTACCCGGGAACATATTCGGTCCGGCTTAACGTATCCAATGAAAACGGCACGACAACCTGTCTTGCCGAAAGGCTGATCAACGCCGCATGGCCAAGCATCCCCTCGGCAGGCTTCAGCTCGAACGTCAGCGTAGGAAAATCGCCGCTCGCGGTTAACTTCACCGACAGGTCGACAAACTCGCCGACTTCATGGCTGTGGGAGTTCGGCGACGGCAGCACTTCCACCGAGCAGAACCCGTCTCACACCTATACCGCCGCCCGACTCTATACCGTCAACTTAACGGCCTACAATTCAGACGGCAATAGCACCGTAACAAAGCCCGGGTATGTGGAAGTCGTCGATATTCCCGAACTTCCCGGTTACAACGACATCTACGTAAAGACGGCAAACGCCCCCGCTTATGATAAACAGGCGAACGGGACATATTATATCGGAACATGTGAAAATGGCGGCGGCCTCTCGGACCTCCACATATCGACCAGCCCCGATTCTCCGGACGGCAGCACATACCTGACAGCCAACCGGACGGGAGAATTCTATGTAACATATACGGGCGATCGCGGATTCCAGGACGACATCATACTGCTGCTGGCTGTCAACGGAACCGTACCGGATGATTTCTCCCTGGATATGTCTGCATCCGGCAATAAGTGGACGCCGTCAGATACTGGAGAAAAGCCCGAAAATATCGCGTCATCATCCATCAACAGGGCCTTTGCAAAGGCCGACTTCACTTACGGCCTCCAGGACTGGAAACCTGCAGCCGGTAACCAGGACTATCCTCTCTTTTCAGGAGAGGATATGAACGAAACCTGCAACACGTTCAGGGTAATGTTCATAGATCTCAAATCAGGCGTACTATCGGGAGCACTCGGGTTAGATTATGCAGACACCAAAAACAACGGCTCTATAAGAGTTGATTATTCGTTCACGAACCTGACGTCATTCGCCACCTTCAATGTCTACGGCTGGAACCAGAATAACTCAGGGCAGCAGGCGATCATCGACACCAACAGCGTTTCGAGCGGCTATTCGGTCTATATTGCTCCGGTTTCGGAAGACAACGGGATTGTTCCGGACTTTAACGTCAGCACGACCTCGGGAGAGATTCCGCTCAGTGTCGCGTTCACGGACCTGACCTCAGTAACCCCGACCTCGCGGCTGTGGGAGTTCGGCGACGGCGCCAACTCTACGGAAGAAAACCCGTCCCACACCTACACCATGCCGGGCGTTTACTCGGTCAACCTGACGATATCGAATTCGAAGGGCACTAACAACACGCTGAAGGTGAATTACATAAGCGTGAATAACACAGCTCCTCCGGCTGCCGACTTCACATCGGATAAGACCTCCGGCATGGAGCCGCTGACGGTAAAATTTACCGATAATTCTACAGGAAATATCACAAGCTGGAAATGGGAGTTCGGCGACGGCGGAACTTCCATCGAACAGAGCCCTTCCCACACGTATAATGATGCAGGAAATTATTCGGTCAGGCTTACCGTCAAGAACAGCCGTGGAACCGACAATATCCTCAAGCGGAACTATATCGCGGTCGCGAAGCTCAGTGGAGAATCCCCGGCGGCCGACTTCGGTCTCGTCCCGGCGACGGGCTCTGCTCCGCTCGTTGTCGTATTCACCGACAAGTCGGCAAACACCCCGACAAGCTGGAAATGGGACTTCGAAAACGACGGAATAATAGACAGCACTGCACAGAACCCGTCATATACCTACAGGAATACGGGAACCTACTCGGTTGCTCTTACGGTATCGAACAAATTCGGCAGCGACATGGTTGTAAAAGAGAATGCAATAACCATCAGCGGGGTAAAAAACTCCAGCAAGACGGCAACCATCAGCAATTCAGGTACGCTGACCGAAAACAGCGACGGCAGCAGGGAGTATTCCATAAATACATCCGATGCGGGGATCAGCGGGAACGATATCGTAATCAACAGCGGCAACTGCGTCATAACAATAAAATCGGACAAAACCCCTGTAGAAAACGGGGGCAGCTACGTTTCGTCCAATGTAACAGGCATCGAGCTCAAGACAGACCCTGTCGAAACCACGATGGACAGCGTCGGGAGCGTCAGCGGATCGGTGAATGTTTCGCTTAACGGCATCCCGGGTTCTGCTTCCCTTGAAGTCATCCTGGACGAGGGCGATTCGGGAGTCGGCACGGCATTCCAGCTTGCAGCAGGCTCGAGCGGCCTCGACGTAAGCAAAGTCGCATATACGATGAACATCCTGAAGACCAACCTGAAAAACGGCCAGGACGTCAAAGAAGCCAGAATTACAATGTCGGTTCCGGTCTCCTGGGTGGACGCGAACGGAGGGATCTCCTCAATAAAGATCATCCGTATAGCCGAGGACGGCATGAAAGAGGTTCTTAACACGACTTATATCGGAATGAGCGGCGGCCTGATGGTCTTCGAGGGATATTCGCCGAACGGCCTGTCATTGTTCGGTCTTGCGGCTACAGAGGAAAATTCATCGGGAACGGTCTCATCATCCGACTCTTCGGGATCTGACAGGATAGTTACCTCGCGTGGAAGACTGGACTATAAGAACTCCGAAAACCCCTCTGAGGTGCAGTCTTCGGAGGAGGGCAAGGTACTTGCGGATACAACGGTTCCCTCGGACGACGGTCTCGTGGCGGTATTCCTTTCCAAGGGCACGCTGGCACTGGATAAAAGCGGCAACTCCATAGACGAGATCGTCATTGAGAAGAGCGATGAAGACTCCGTGCCTGAAAACGAAGATTCGCCGGTGTACGAATTCATGGGCAGAGCCTATGATTTCAAGCCTTCCGGGGCTACATTCTCGCCAGGAATCGATATAATATTCTACCTGAGTTCACTTGGCGAATACCAGGCATTTGACGGGAGGGAGCCGGTGATAAGGTACTACAACAAGGCCGGGAAGAAATGGGAGGATCTCAAGACTACGTTCGACGAGGATACGATGACGGTCAGTGCCACGGCAAGCCATTTCTCCATATACGGACTATTTGCCGCGAGCGAAACCGGGTTATCCGGGGAACAGGATGCATCAGCAGAGCAGACTTCAAACGCTGCAACACAGGAAGGCACGGCTGCACCAATAAACAGCCAAACCGGTGCGTCTTCGGCAAGCAGTGCAATTCTCGTCCTCTTTACAGTAGGATTTGTCAGTGTTGTCAGTCTGGGAACCTACAGGTTCAGGAAGAGCCGTATGGAAGAGGTGGTCTTCGGGGAGGAAGAATGA
- a CDS encoding TetR/AcrR family transcriptional regulator produces MEDGNHKKRPIADKRKAILDSALALFTERGFHGTPTSLIASEAGVATGTLFHYFATKEELIEELYLDIKREAGNEVGRGTEIRGDLDSDLMKISSNYFFWGIKNPAKIKFMEQFCLSPYVPADTREEGISNFLFLSEIIESGIKSGQIKPLPVELTIRMATKFLNALIEYAAAPGQGCDADELFGLAYPVLEDGLRNRAIAFPDKTG; encoded by the coding sequence ATGGAAGATGGAAACCACAAAAAAAGGCCGATCGCCGATAAGAGAAAGGCGATTCTTGATTCGGCACTGGCACTCTTTACAGAGAGAGGCTTTCACGGGACGCCGACATCCCTCATTGCCAGCGAAGCGGGCGTTGCGACAGGAACGCTCTTTCACTACTTTGCCACCAAAGAGGAGCTTATCGAAGAGCTGTACCTCGACATAAAAAGGGAGGCGGGGAACGAGGTGGGGAGAGGAACGGAGATTAGGGGAGATTTGGATTCGGATCTGATGAAAATCTCCTCCAACTACTTTTTTTGGGGCATAAAAAATCCCGCAAAGATAAAGTTCATGGAGCAGTTCTGCCTTTCTCCATATGTTCCTGCAGACACCCGGGAGGAGGGCATTTCAAACTTTCTCTTCCTTTCGGAGATCATCGAATCAGGGATAAAATCAGGTCAAATAAAACCTCTCCCTGTGGAACTCACGATCAGGATGGCGACAAAATTTCTCAACGCATTAATCGAATATGCCGCCGCACCGGGACAGGGCTGCGACGCAGACGAGTTGTTCGGGCTTGCATACCCTGTTCTTGAAGACGGACTAAGGAACCGGGCGATCGCCTTCCCCGACAAAACCGGTTAA